The sequence CTGCTCGCGGGTTGCCGAGGAAGTCTGCAGGAATGCCTGAATGCGGTCGATCTCGGCAGGCTTTGCCTTTCGTCCGAAGGCGGTCAGGAACATCTGATGGATCCGGTCTTCTTTGCTGACATCGTTCTGCTTCAGAACCTGACTGCTCCAGTTCGTCGCGGCTGCCCGGATCTGGCTGTCGTTCATCAGCATGAGCGATTGCGCAGGGACATTGGTCGCACTCCGGCGGCCGGTCGCGCTGAATGGCTCCGGGAAATCGAACGATCGCAGGAACGGATCGAGCCGATTGCGAATCACCTGAACGTAAACGCTGCGACGGGGAGCGTTGCCTCCGACCGGTGGGCCATACAACTGATCCTGCAATGTGCCCGAAGCGGAGAGCATCGAGTCGCGAATCGCCTCGGCTTCGAGCCGTCGAACGTGGGCGTGCGAAAGCCATTTGTTGTCCGGATCCGCGGCCATCGCCAGTTCATCCGGCTTCGAAGAGAGCTGCCAGGTTTTCGAGGTGACCAGCAGCCGAATCATATCTTTGATCGACCAGTTCCGGTTGCTCATCTCGATCGCCAGCCAGTCGAGCAGCTTCGGATGCGACGGCTCCTGTCCGAGACGCCCGAAATTGTCTGGTGTGCCGACGAGGCCGTGCCCGAACAGATGCACCCAGAGACGATTGGCAATGACCCGCCGTGTGAGCGGGTTGTCCTCGCGCAGCACATCCTCGGCGAGTTGCCGGCGGCCACTGAGTTCCGAGTCGTAGGGAGCTGCGTCGACAACTTCCAGAAACCGCCGGGGAATCACTTCGGCGGGCTGCTTGTGGTTCCCGCGAACGAACAGCGGCTGGTCTTTGCCCTGCGTCTCATCGAGTCCCGGGACGCGAGTCGGCGTCTTCAGTTGCTGTTCGACCTGTCGGTACCTGTCGACCAACGGCTTCAGCGCCGAAGCGTCACTCGCCTGATTGCTGAGCAATCCGGAGGAGAGACATCGATCAAGAAACTCGGCCTGGGCATCGGTCAGCGAACCGTTCTGCCAGTCGCGAATCGCCGTGCGAATCGTCTTCTGATAAAGAGCGACGAGATCGTCTGTCGATTGCGGAGCAGCCTCAGCCGCTTCGAACAGCGGACTCAACCAGACCGCCGGCGAGGTCGGAGCCGGTGCATCGACGGGCAGCACGCGAACTTCCTGCACACCGAACCAGGAGCGTTGTTCATCCTTCACCAGCAGAGGAGCATCGAGTGCGGTCACGAGTTCAACGTGCACCAGGTCGCCAGTCCAGTAAGACAGGTCGAAGCGATGCCACGTCCAGTCCGACTTAATCTCCTGCACAGGAAAGAGGTTCCCACGGCGGGGATAATTCTGCACGGCAAACCGCACGGTCGACTTTCCGTCGCCGCGAGCGCGGACCCACAGCTGATGCTTCTCCGTCAGATCCACATCGGGCGACGTCAGCCGAGCCGCTTCCCGATCGGAGTGGAGATGCGAATAAACTCCACCCGGGTAGATGCCTTTCAGGATCTTATTCCCCGATGTCGCGATCGCGAATGAACCCGCAGGCTGCGGCTGCTCGGGAAGCGTATCCGGGCCCGGGAACCATTGCTTGTAATCATCCTTCCTGGAGAGATCCCATGTTGCGAGGGCGGACTGCGAAGGCTCAGGCTTCGAGGCGTGCTTTGTTTTCAGGTCCTGCCAGCGGCTGGTGAACTCTTCGGGCGACTTCGCCGACTGCAGTTCGAACCACGGCGAAAGCAGATCGTTCGGCCCCGCCGGCTTCTTTGCGGTTTGCAGCCGCTCCGCCAGGTTCTCCAGCGAGGCGGTCCATTCGGTCGACAGCGACTGCTGAATCTGAGACTTCAACTCGTCGAGTTGTTCCCGCACCGCCTGACGTTCTTCCGGAAGATCGATGACCGTTCGGCCCGGACGACAGGAACTGAGAATGCCGAACAGGGCGTAGTAGTCGGCCTGAGAAATCGGATCGAATTTGTGATCGTGACAGCGGGCACAGGAGACGGTCAGTCCGAGAAACGCCTTGCTGAAGACGTTGATCTGATCGTCGGTGAAACGAACTCGCTCATCGAGGGCATCGGTCGGCGAGAAACCATGGAAGACCATCCGCCAGTGAGCCGGACCGATCGCCGATTCGTTGATCGCCAGCTCTTTGTTGATGCGGGGTTCGTCGAGCAGGTCCCCGGCAATGTGCTCGCGAACCAGCTGGTCATACGGCACATCGGCATTCAGAGCACGAATGAGATAGTCGCGATACCGCCAGGCATCGGGAATGGCCGGGTCGCCTTCGGAGCCGTGCGATTCGGCGTAGCGAATCCAGTCCATCCAGTGCCGGGCCCATCGTTCGCCAAATGCGGGACGAGCCAGCAGTTCGTCGATCAGTTCGCCGGTCACCGCATCTCGTTCCGTTGCCGAAGCCTCGGCCAGACGTCCACTCCAGTATTCGACTTCATCCGGCGAGGGAGGCAGACCGATCAATGTGAAGTAGAGTCGGCGGACAAGCACAGTCGGCTTCGCCGGGGGAGCCGGTTCAAGTCCCTCAGCTTCGAGCTTCTGCAGAATGAAACGATCGACCGGGTGGGCCGACCATTGATCATTCTCGACAGCAGGAATCTCGGGAGTCGTAATCGGCTGGAAACTCCACCACTGGCGGCGGCGTTCGCGAACCGCTTCCCAGGAAGTAGCTTCGGCCAGTGATTCGGCGGTCGGCTTCTCCGATCGGGGATCGGGCGCGCCGAGTGAGATCCACTTCTCAAAGTCGGCGATCACTTCGTCGGAGAGTTTGGGACCGCTCGACGGCATTTCGAGCCCTTCGACTTCATGCCGGAGGATCGGCAACAGACGACTCGCTTCCGGTTTGCCCGGCTCGATAATCGTGCCGCCATCGCCGCCTTTCAGAATCGCGGTGCGAAAGTCGACGGCCAGCCCGCCTTCCGCGGCGTCGAGCGAGTTGTGACACTCGTAGCAGTGTTCCACCAGAACCGGGCGGATCTTCGCTTCGAAGAACTCGATCTGTTCGGCCGGAATTTCCGTCGCAAAGACCGGAGAGGTCCACAGCAGTGCGGAGAATACGGCCAGGAGCAATCGGAGTGAAGAGGGTGTAGGATTCATCGCATAACCAATCTGAGACCCGTGGGGCAGGTCATCTGGTTCTCGGTTGTTTCAGGGAGGACTCGTAGATGCTGATCCACTCCTGGGCCGTTATCTTTCCGGCAAGGTCGGAGATCAGCTCGTACGGGATGTCGTCGACTTTCTTCAGGCGGACGCAGCACTTGCCCATGTCGAGCTTCGTGCGACACTGTTTCGGGTACTCGGCCACGAACCAGTCGTGGAGTTTTCCGCCCTCGTATAGTCCCATGTGGTACAGACCGATGTGCCGCTTTTGGTTCGCCAGCGACATAAACGGCAACGGTTGTTTCGGGGCACAGTGGTATCCACTCGGGTAGAGCGCATGCGGGACCACGTAGCCGATCATGCCATAGGCCATCTGCACATCGAACCCGTCCGGCAGAGCCTCGGTGATCGTTTGATGGATCTTCGCCACAACCTGCCGACGTTCTTCGGGCAGTTCGTTCAGATAGTCATCGACTGTGGCGGCGGCGGATTGCATCGGCGAGGAGATTCTGGCGGAGGGAGTCATTACCCGCCGGGTCGGGCGGTTTCATTGAAATCCATGAGCGTTGATCAGTCAAGGGCCATCTGAACATCCGCGCGAACCTGCGAAGCGTTCTACTCGACGAACGGCCCGGTTTCCGTTACGGTGATCGCATCAACTGTTGCCGATCGTTTTCAACTGCCTCATTGTGAGCGAATGTCATGCTGAAACATCTGAGACTGGCCGCCGGCCTGCTGTCCCTCCTCGTTACGCTTCCCCTTTCCGCAGCTGAGAAGCCGAACTTTGTCTTCATTCTCGTCGACGATCTCGGCAAGGAAGACATGAGCATCGAGGGGAGCGAGTTCTACGAGACGCCGCACATCGACAGCATTGCCGAGAAATCGCTGCGGTTTGAACGCGGCTATTCGGCCTGCCAGGTCTGCAGTCCTTCACGAGCCGCCATTCAGACGGGTAAGACGCCGGCTCGGGTGAAGATCACCGATTACATCGCCGTCGGGCGGCAGAATCAGCCGGACAAATGGAAACGGAACACGAAACTGATGCCGGCCGAGTATGAGCCGGAACTGCCGCTGTCGGAAGTGACGATTGCCGAGGCTCTCAAGGAACATGGCTACAAGACTTTCTTCGCCGGGAAATGGCATCTGGGGGGAGAAGGCTACACGCCGAGCGATCAGGGTTACGATATCAATCAGGGAGGCTTCCACTTCGGCACCCCTCCCGGCGGTTTTCATGCTCCGTACCGGAATCCGAAACTGAGCGACGATCCCCCCGGCACCGAGTTGCCGCAGCGGCTCGGAAAGGAAACGGCCAACTTCGTTCGCGATCAGGCCGCCGCCGATCAGCCGTTCTTCGCGATGCTGTCGTTCTACTCCGTGCACGCTCCGATTCAGTGCAGCCGCGAGCGATTCGAGAAGTTCCAGGCCAAAGCTGAAGAGATGGGCCTGACAACACGCACCGAGCCGCGGTTTCTGATCGATCGCACCAAAGAAGTCCGCCAGGTGCAGGACCACCCGGTTTATGCCGGCATGATGGCCGCTCTCGATGACGCCGTCGGGCAGGTGCTGACCGCTCTGGAAGAAAGCGGAGCCGCGAAGAACACGGTCGTCATCTTCACCTCCGACAACGGCGGCGTTTCCTCCGGCGATGGCTTCGCCACGAGCTGCCTGCCAATGCGGGGCGGCAAGGGACGACAGTGGGAAGGGGGCATCCGGCAGCCGTACTATATTCACTGGCCCGGCGTCACCAGCGGCGGCACGACCGACCAACTTGCCACCGGGATGGACTTCTACCCGACGATCCTCGATATCGCCGGCATCCCCCTCAAACCGGATCAGCACAAAGACGGCATCAGCCTCGTGCCGGTCCTCAAGGGGAACGGCGAGAAGGAGCGTTCGCTCTTCTGGCATTACCCGCATTACGGCAACCAGGGGGGCGAGCCTTCGTCGATCCTCATGCAGGGCGACTGGAAGCTGATCCATTACTTCGAAGACGACCGCAACGAACTCTACAACGTAGCCGAAGACATCGGCGAGCAGAACGATCTTTCCGAGAAGCACCCGGATCGCGTCAAAACGATGCTGGCCGACCTGAAGGAGTGGCAGAAAGACGTCGACGCCAGCTACCCGACCCGCAATCAGAACTACAACGAAGCCGCCGACGCCCGTTCAATGCAGAACCTGAAGGAGAAGGATGTCCCCAACCGCGAACGTGAACACGCCCGCTACCTGAAACCCGACTTCACCCCCCGCGGCGGCTGGTGGGATGAGAAGAAGTAATGGGACCCCTTGAGGTCAAGAGACGAACGAGGGTGGACCTGATAGCTCCGCTATCAGGGCGGCGAAGCCGTGGGAGAATGCACCTTCCGCCTGCCTCAACTTGCAGCCTGCCTTCCGGGTGACTACATCGTCACTTTGATTAGACGTCAAATACCGCTGCGCCGCCCCGAAAGATTCTTTCGGGGCCACCCCTGCTGGCAGGGCAGCCACAGGGCAGGAGTTTCATGAAATCCTCCCATCAGAATCTCCTTGCAAGTTGATTCGACTTTCTGGACACTGAGGACGCCGTTCTGCGGCAGTCCGGCGGTTTCTCCGTAGACGGAGGCGAATGCTCCCGTTTTCTCGGGTGTCTTCTTTTTTCAGGGTCGTGGCGTGGTCGATCGTGCGCTTTCAGGTCGTGTCGGGTGTCTTGCTGCAGCTGCGATGCTCGCGGTTTCGCTGACCCTCTTTTCCGGTCGTCCAGCAACTGCGGCGGATGCCTTTGTCACCCGTTATTGTGCCGACTGTCATACGGGTGAATCGGCAGAGGGCGGATTTCAACTCTCGAGTCTGGATCAGGATCTCAAGTCAGCCGCTGGCTTCGCGATCTGGGAACGGCTGTACGACCGGATCGACTCCGGTGAGATGCCGCCCGCTGATGCCGAGCAGCCTGCCGCGACCGAGAAGCAGAGGTTTCTCGCTCAGCTGAATCAGCGTCTCACGACCGCCCATCAGGCCGAACGGGGCACCGTGCTGCGGCGGCTGAATCGTCGTGAGTACGAGAACACGATGAACGACCTGTTCGGGACAAACCTCAATCTGGAGGCGATGCTGCCGGAAGACGGGCGTTCGCACGAGTTCGATAATGTCGGTTCCGCGCTTGGACTGTCGATGATTCATCTGCAAAGCTACATGGACGCGGCTTCCGTTGTGCTTGACTCGGCGATCGCCAGCACGGTCGAACGCCCGGAAGCGAATCTCATCGAGGCAAGCTATCTCGGCTCCCGCGAAGGGGATCAGTTCATCGGCAAGGTCTGGAAACAGCTGGCCGATGACTCGGTCGTTCGCTTCGCCGGAGGCGGCTATCCGACGGGGATGCTGCGCGGGACCAACGTTCGCAATCCGGGCTACTATCGCGTTCGCGTGAACGGCTACGCCTATCAATCGGAGCAGCCGATCGGGTTCTCGGTCGGAGGAACCTCGTTTGCGCGAGGTTCCGACAAGCCGATCTTCGGTTTCTACTCGTTCAAGCCGGGTTCGCCCGAGCAGTCGCCGCAGTCGATCGAGTTCACGACGTGGATCGAAAACAACTACATGATTCAGATCGAGCCCTACGGCATCAACGATCCCGATCGCTACAAACGGGACAAGATCGACGGCTACACCGGCCCCGGTCTGGCGATTCATTCGGTCGTCATGGAAGGGCCACTGGTTGACGAGTTTCCGTCGCGGGGACATCGGCTGATTTTCGATGGCCTGAGCCGCGAAGAGATTCCGCCCCGCAATCCCCGCGATCGGGAACGGACCTACTATCGTCCGACGTTTACGGTCAGCTCGAACGATGAAACCGCCGATGTGCGGCGTTCGCTGGAACGAGTTGCCACAGCGGCCTTCCGTCGACCGGCCCGTTCGGAGGATCTGCTCCCCTATCTGGAGCTGTATCAGGCAGAACGTGAACGTGGCAGCGAAATCGAAGATGCTCTGCGAACGGCCGTGACGGCTGTCTTCACCTCGCCGGAGTTCCTCTATCTGGTCGAGCCGGCCGGAACGCTGGATGATTATGCGCTGGCAAGTCGCCTGTCCTACTTCCTGACTCGCAGCTCGCCGGACGACAAGTTGCTTGCCAAAGCGGATGCGAACCAACTCTCACGACCAGGCGGGTTACGGGCAGAGGTCGATCGGCTGCTCAACGACGAGCGATTCGGCCGCTTTCTGACCGACTTCACGGAGTCCTGGCTGAATCTGCGGGAGATGGACTTCACGGCTCCCGATCAAACCCTTTTTCCCGAATACGACGAGTTCCTCCGCTATTCGATGCCGCTGGAGACAGAAGCGTTTCTACGCGAGTTGATCATTTCCAATCTGCCGGCTTGCAATCTGGTGAAGTCGGACTTCGCCATGCTGAACTCGCGGCTGGCCAGTCATTACGAACTGCCACCGGTCGATGGAGCGCAGATTCGCAAGGTCTCTCTCCCAGCCGGACATCTGCGCGGGGGACTGCTCACACAGGCGAGCATTCTGAAAGTGACCGCGAATGGAACCAATTCCTCACCGGTCGTCCGGGGTGTCTGGGTCACCGAACGGATTCTCGGCACTGTGCCTCAACCCCCTCCGCCGGGTATTCCGGGAGTCGAACCCGATATTCGCGGAGCGGAAACCCTGCGGGCTTTGCTGGATAAGCACCGTGATCTCGACAGCTGTAAAGCCTGTCACGAGAAGATCGATCCCCCCGGCTTCGCGCTGGAGGCGTTCAATCCGGTGGGCGGCTACCGGGAACGATATCGTTCCCTGGGCGACGGAGAGCGGCCGGACGTGCTGATTGACGGGCGGAAGGTTCGTTATCGCCTCGGCCCGCCGGTCGACTGCTCGGGCGAGCTCTCGGACGGCTCGCGTTTTCAGAATTATCTGGAGTTTCGCGATCAACTGGCGGAGAATGATGAAATACTCGCCAGAACGTTCGTGACCAAACTGTTGACGTTCGCCACGGGCCGCGAAATGGGCTTCTCCGATCGTCCGGTCATTGAGAACATCGTGCAGCAGGCCCGGGCCAGCAATTACGGTCTGAAGGATCTGCTGTATGCCGCCGTTGAGAGTGAGATCTTTCGGCAGAAGTAGTTGTGTTCAAGCCTTCCCACAGGAATAGATTTCATGAAGCGACGCGTATTGGATCGGCGGCATTTTCTGCGGGGAACCGGCGCGGCGGTCGCTCTGCCGTTTCTCAGTGCGATGGAACCGGCTTTCGCTCAAGCCACCGGCCGGGCGAATCCGGAAGGCGTGCATCGCTTTGTCGCGGTCTGCGGCAGTCTGGGATTTCACACCCCGGCTCTGTTCCCCGAGGCAGAAGGGAAGGAGTATCCGCTCACGCCTTACCTGCAGCATCTGGCCGATCATCGGGATCGATTCACGGTTTTCTCGGGGTTGTCGCATCCAGAGCAGAACGGGAACAACGGCCACGCTTCAATGCTCACCTGGCTGACATCGGCCCAGCGTCCGGGGCTGGCCGGGTTCAAGAACACAGTCTCACTCGACCAGCTGATGGCCGAACGGCTCGGAGGCGTGACGCGGTTGCCGTATCTGTCGCTCAGCACGAACGGAGAATCACTTTCCTGGACGGCCAACGGAGTCAGTATCCCGGCCGAGCAGTCGCCGTCGCGACTCTTCAAGACGCTGTTTATCACCGGCAGTCCGCGCGAGATCGAAGCCGAGCTTCGAGAACTTGAACGGGGGCGCAGCATCCTCGACACGGTTGCCGGACAGGCGCGGAAACTCGATCGCACGCTCGGTCCGCAGGATCGTGCCAAGCTCGATGAATACCTGACATCCGTCCGCAGCCTTGAAACACGCATCGGACAGACCGAGCAGTGGACGAAGCGGGACAAACCGGCCGTGAATTACGAGCCGCCGCAGGACGTGGCCGATAAGCAGGATATCCTCGCCAAGCAGCGTCTGATGTATGACATGATGGCACTCGCCCTGCAGACCGACTCCACTCGGGTGATGACATTCTCCCTCGGCGGCATGAACGCCGTGCCGAGTAATATCCCGGGCGTGTCAACGGACTGGCATAACCTGTCCCATCACGGGAAGGACGAAGAGAAGATCGAGGAACTCAAGATCATCGAAGAGCACGAGTTCATGGCCTTCGGCGAGTTTCTCACAAAGATCCGCGGCCTGACCGAAGCAGGGCGGCCGCTGCTCGACAGCACGTCGATCCTGTTCGGCTCCAATCTCGGAAACGCGTCGGCTCACGACTGGCACAATCTGCCGATCATCGTCGCCGGCGGCGGGTATCGGCATCACGGCTACGTCGCTCACGACGCGCAGAACAACACTCCGCTGGCGAATCTGTTCGTCACCTTCGCTCAGCAGATGGGCATCGAAACCGACACCTTCGGCTCCAGCACAGCCGCCGGCATCCGCGGGTTGGAAACCGCGTAGATTCGTGTTGGTCCTTCACTGACGTTTCGGGTTGCGGAGTCGATTCTTCGAGCGGAGCGTTTAACGGGTACCCCCGGTTGCTCTGCTACCGGGGCCGACGAAGTCGGCAGGAGGTTTTGGCCGCCGCATTGGGTAACCTCAGCGATTCCCTTGCAACCTCTTTTGGCTGCGCCACCCCGGTTGAATCAACCGGGGCTACCCATCGCGTGCCTTGCCGTATCCTAACCCGAAGCGTGAGCGAGGGCTGTTCGTGTTGGTCCCTCACTGACGTTTCGGGGTGCGAAGTCGATTCTGGAAATGAAAAAACCGCTGCGGGAACGAGTCCGGCAGCGGTTGGTGAGTTCAACTCGGAGAGCGATCAGTCATCCAGCCCCAGCAGTTTTTCTATGCGCGGCCAGACTGTTGTGCGGGCTTTCTCGTAGGCCCGGTGGTCGGAGACGTCGCGGGACTTGGCGAAGGTCGACAGCTGACGGGCTTCTTCCTGCAGCAGGTTGTAGACCTGGATCGTTTCGTCGATGTACTTCTGGTCCGACGGATCGTCGCAGTTTTCCTGAACCAGCAGCAGCTGCTTCTTGAGCGTGTCGATCATGCCGACCAGACCGCCCATGATGTCCTGAACCTGCTCCGTCTCGTAGACATCGTTGCCGAAGGCATCGGCCGTTGCCCCGATGGCGATGTAGGTCGTATACATGTGAGCCGCGGAAAGGCCACCGATGGCCGACAGACGGCCGTCGTCGTCCTCGGCGTGAGCTGCGGAACAATTGCCAAGTGCGGCAGCAACTGCCACCACCAAGGCTGCAACCCGGAACGGAAACCCAGCCAACACCGATTTCATGATCTCAATCCTCTCGTGTGATTTCAGGGGAGGAGCCAATCCGCTCCGGAACGCCAGCTTTAGTATCATGCCGGGGTGAAAACGTTTAATCAATAGGTCAGTTCGATAATCCGTCCCGGGATCAGTCGCACGAAGCGGACATCTTCAGGGGCCCGTGGATCGTCCGAGAACCGGAAGACCACCTTGTAAATGTGGGGATTGCCCGGAACCAGCGGCAGGGTTTCGAACCGCCACAGCCCTTTCAGGCGACCATCTTCGAAGCCGTCGACATCATCTTCTTCGCGATGCACATAGACATTGACCAGGCGAACGCTGATGGCTTCGGGAGCGATTACGTCGAGCATCGCGGTCCGCGGATGTTTGTCGGCCGGAATGTCGCGGCTCGGAAGACTGTAGGTTCGGCCGATGGTGCCGCGAGGCGGAGCCGCCGTCAGACGGTCCGGACCGGACGGAATCGGGGGGCCGCCGCCCAAAGCACCCTGAAAGCACTCGGCACCTGCCTGGAAGGGCGATCCGGCCTGAGCGCTGTGTGGGACCAGGGACAGTGTGACCCCGAGAGCCAGAAGTCGTGTGATTGCAGAATTCATAATCGTTCCATTCCGATACCGGACAGGGGATTGAGCGAGCTCAGAAATGTCGCGGCGACAATCAGGCGGGAACTCCGCGTGGTCAGCCGCGACGTCGAACCCGACACAGTCGAGTTGAACAGACGCTACGAAAACCTATCACACCAGCAGCCAGCGGTCGGATAATTGGAGAATCGCCCTCGTTTTTCAGCAACATTTCCATTGAGCGTTCGACAGTCTTTCTCCTGCTTTCGCGACTTCTCCAAACGGGATAACCGGCCTGCATGCCTGCAGAGATCGTCTGGATTGGCGGGGTCGGATGCATTTGGGAATCACCCGTGATTGTCGATCTTTCAAGTCGGAAATTCGACTAGGCGGAGAACGGCGAAGTCGGTAGATTCCCCTGCCTCGTTGAAATCGGCGAGATTGGCGGTCCAGTTGGCGGCACGATGCTGGCGATCGGGCCAGTTTGCAGGTCCCCGCTGCGGAAGGAGTCGCAGTTATGCTCGGTACAGTCTTGAACGTCGAAGCCTACCTCGGTCGCTTTGGCGAATTGCTGAATCAGATTGATGCCACTACGGTGGCCCAGCTTAGCGACGATATCTATCGCTGCTATGAAGAGGGCCGGATGGTGTTTATCTGCGGCAACGGCGGCAGTGGGTCGAATTCGTCTCACTTCTGCGAAGATCTCGGAAAAAGTACTCTGGATCCCAAGGATTTCGAGAACGACGACGTCAAACGCCTGAAGGTGATGAGCCTCACCGACAATACCCCTTACATTCTGGCCTGGGGGAACGATGAAGGATTCGATCGGATCTTCGTCGAACAGCTGAAGAATTTCGCGTCGCCCGGCGATCTGCTGATTTCGATCAGCGGAAGTGGCAACAGCGCCAACATTCTCAAGGCGGTCGACTGGGCCAACAAGCACAGTCTCACCACCTGGGGCATTACCGGATACACCGGCGGCAAGCTTCGCGATCTGGCTCAGCACGAATTGCACATTCCGCTGGACGACATGGGCATGGTGGAAACTGCTCACCTGCTGGCCTTCCACTGGGTGCTCAACGATGTCCACGCTCGTATCAACAGCGTTGGACGCTACGACTCTCAGACGGCTCCACAGACTCTGCCGCTCCGCAAGGCGGCTTAGTCGAGCGAACGGATTTGAAGCGGCGACGGCTTTCTCTCCTTCCGTCGCCGCTTTTCCATGCGCGGTCGGGAAAGTGCGTCGGAATGCTGGAGCGAATTCAAAATTCGACTGCAGACGACTGCAGGAGAAGCATGGAAATGCTCTAAACGTCTCTCGTGAAGTACTCGGCTGTTTTCGCAGGATCGGCTTCGACGACAATGACGTTCGTCGCCGCGGGTGCGTCCCGACCGCCGCTTTGAGCCGACCCTCCGTAAGCCGTCTCGGGACGGGTCGTGACGAGCACGCAGCGCGTTAACGCGGACTGGCGACGGTTGGCTTCTTCCAGAATCGTGGAGGCGGCGAATTCCTTGCCCGGTTCGGCTTCGGCCAGTTGATCGAGCCAGCCGTGCAGATCCGGACCGTGAGACATTCCCAGCCATTCCGTGCGGGCCGTCCCGAAGCAAAGCAGATCGAGGTGCTGCGACCCACATTCCTGAATATGTCCCCAGCCGATGGTCGTCGCCAGCGAGGCGGCGTTCTCGACGACCTCCAGCTGGTGCTCTTCATCGACGTTCGGCAGCGGAGCCAGATCGAGAATCAGCAGCATGCGGCGATCGCGATGCTGACGGTACTCGCGAACCATCAGTTCATTCCGCCGAGCCGTCGTCTTCCAGTGAATGGAACGCAGTTCGTCGCCGGGTCGATATTCGCGAATCCGATGGAACTCGTCGTGATGGGCTCCCGATCGTCCCTGAGCGATGCGGCTCGTCTCCTGTCCGTCGGAGAGCCTGCTCTTCCACCAGTTGGCGAGGATGCCGATTCGTGGATACACGAGAATGTCGTCGTACACTTCGATTTGCAGACCTCGTTCCACAATTCCGAGCGGGAATCGGGAGACGACGCGTGCGGGGCCCAGCTGGTATCGTCCCCGCTGCATGAAGCGAGCCTGAT is a genomic window of Rubinisphaera margarita containing:
- a CDS encoding DUF1553 domain-containing protein; this translates as MNPTPSSLRLLLAVFSALLWTSPVFATEIPAEQIEFFEAKIRPVLVEHCYECHNSLDAAEGGLAVDFRTAILKGGDGGTIIEPGKPEASRLLPILRHEVEGLEMPSSGPKLSDEVIADFEKWISLGAPDPRSEKPTAESLAEATSWEAVRERRRQWWSFQPITTPEIPAVENDQWSAHPVDRFILQKLEAEGLEPAPPAKPTVLVRRLYFTLIGLPPSPDEVEYWSGRLAEASATERDAVTGELIDELLARPAFGERWARHWMDWIRYAESHGSEGDPAIPDAWRYRDYLIRALNADVPYDQLVREHIAGDLLDEPRINKELAINESAIGPAHWRMVFHGFSPTDALDERVRFTDDQINVFSKAFLGLTVSCARCHDHKFDPISQADYYALFGILSSCRPGRTVIDLPEERQAVREQLDELKSQIQQSLSTEWTASLENLAERLQTAKKPAGPNDLLSPWFELQSAKSPEEFTSRWQDLKTKHASKPEPSQSALATWDLSRKDDYKQWFPGPDTLPEQPQPAGSFAIATSGNKILKGIYPGGVYSHLHSDREAARLTSPDVDLTEKHQLWVRARGDGKSTVRFAVQNYPRRGNLFPVQEIKSDWTWHRFDLSYWTGDLVHVELVTALDAPLLVKDEQRSWFGVQEVRVLPVDAPAPTSPAVWLSPLFEAAEAAPQSTDDLVALYQKTIRTAIRDWQNGSLTDAQAEFLDRCLSSGLLSNQASDASALKPLVDRYRQVEQQLKTPTRVPGLDETQGKDQPLFVRGNHKQPAEVIPRRFLEVVDAAPYDSELSGRRQLAEDVLREDNPLTRRVIANRLWVHLFGHGLVGTPDNFGRLGQEPSHPKLLDWLAIEMSNRNWSIKDMIRLLVTSKTWQLSSKPDELAMAADPDNKWLSHAHVRRLEAEAIRDSMLSASGTLQDQLYGPPVGGNAPRRSVYVQVIRNRLDPFLRSFDFPEPFSATGRRSATNVPAQSLMLMNDSQIRAAATNWSSQVLKQNDVSKEDRIHQMFLTAFGRKAKPAEIDRIQAFLQTSSATREQLREQYDQKQQELAGYQSGIQNILGPVRHQLELAHGGLDTSIAKTVVQPLARWDFVDGMEDGIHRLAARSHGDVSVSEEALVVKRGGYVTTDPLPWTIHEKTLEAWVQLDHFNQRGAGVITLQSPNGRYFDSIVFGERAPEEWLAGSDHGVRSQIFQGPAEKDAVSRPVHVAIAYHADGTIQAYRDGEPYGNAYKSNGPFEFKAGECIVSFGVRHLPAGGNRMLSGRILRARLYDQALTAEQVQGSFRAAPTAITESEVREALTAAQRETLQQLETKVSQLEQTLEQMGPAPETGEAAAWADLAQALFTFQEFIYLR
- a CDS encoding DUF1801 domain-containing protein, which translates into the protein MQSAAATVDDYLNELPEERRQVVAKIHQTITEALPDGFDVQMAYGMIGYVVPHALYPSGYHCAPKQPLPFMSLANQKRHIGLYHMGLYEGGKLHDWFVAEYPKQCRTKLDMGKCCVRLKKVDDIPYELISDLAGKITAQEWISIYESSLKQPRTR
- a CDS encoding sulfatase, producing MLKHLRLAAGLLSLLVTLPLSAAEKPNFVFILVDDLGKEDMSIEGSEFYETPHIDSIAEKSLRFERGYSACQVCSPSRAAIQTGKTPARVKITDYIAVGRQNQPDKWKRNTKLMPAEYEPELPLSEVTIAEALKEHGYKTFFAGKWHLGGEGYTPSDQGYDINQGGFHFGTPPGGFHAPYRNPKLSDDPPGTELPQRLGKETANFVRDQAAADQPFFAMLSFYSVHAPIQCSRERFEKFQAKAEEMGLTTRTEPRFLIDRTKEVRQVQDHPVYAGMMAALDDAVGQVLTALEESGAAKNTVVIFTSDNGGVSSGDGFATSCLPMRGGKGRQWEGGIRQPYYIHWPGVTSGGTTDQLATGMDFYPTILDIAGIPLKPDQHKDGISLVPVLKGNGEKERSLFWHYPHYGNQGGEPSSILMQGDWKLIHYFEDDRNELYNVAEDIGEQNDLSEKHPDRVKTMLADLKEWQKDVDASYPTRNQNYNEAADARSMQNLKEKDVPNREREHARYLKPDFTPRGGWWDEKK
- a CDS encoding DUF1592 domain-containing protein, producing the protein MLAVSLTLFSGRPATAADAFVTRYCADCHTGESAEGGFQLSSLDQDLKSAAGFAIWERLYDRIDSGEMPPADAEQPAATEKQRFLAQLNQRLTTAHQAERGTVLRRLNRREYENTMNDLFGTNLNLEAMLPEDGRSHEFDNVGSALGLSMIHLQSYMDAASVVLDSAIASTVERPEANLIEASYLGSREGDQFIGKVWKQLADDSVVRFAGGGYPTGMLRGTNVRNPGYYRVRVNGYAYQSEQPIGFSVGGTSFARGSDKPIFGFYSFKPGSPEQSPQSIEFTTWIENNYMIQIEPYGINDPDRYKRDKIDGYTGPGLAIHSVVMEGPLVDEFPSRGHRLIFDGLSREEIPPRNPRDRERTYYRPTFTVSSNDETADVRRSLERVATAAFRRPARSEDLLPYLELYQAERERGSEIEDALRTAVTAVFTSPEFLYLVEPAGTLDDYALASRLSYFLTRSSPDDKLLAKADANQLSRPGGLRAEVDRLLNDERFGRFLTDFTESWLNLREMDFTAPDQTLFPEYDEFLRYSMPLETEAFLRELIISNLPACNLVKSDFAMLNSRLASHYELPPVDGAQIRKVSLPAGHLRGGLLTQASILKVTANGTNSSPVVRGVWVTERILGTVPQPPPPGIPGVEPDIRGAETLRALLDKHRDLDSCKACHEKIDPPGFALEAFNPVGGYRERYRSLGDGERPDVLIDGRKVRYRLGPPVDCSGELSDGSRFQNYLEFRDQLAENDEILARTFVTKLLTFATGREMGFSDRPVIENIVQQARASNYGLKDLLYAAVESEIFRQK